In Eupeodes corollae chromosome 3, idEupCoro1.1, whole genome shotgun sequence, a single genomic region encodes these proteins:
- the LOC129951257 gene encoding uncharacterized protein LOC129951257 isoform X2: MNKSCAVVIFNFIDFDAHKDLERRTSSLRDVEQLEYLFFSFDMLVQTVNNPNLQHFRKEVEKLSNFNFTEFESILLIYMSHGEQKNMLCCSDGKFNFFEESKKIFRNPTLDRKPKFIAVQACKGSFDKDLLHTYDNREGVADDSQVTAVLMSSFEGFVSKLGPDGSMFIQEFTKVLRETYNKIPFVDIFRGFIDPFNKSQCESVATLQVRTNLSDHISNFTLN; this comes from the exons ATGAATAAGTCGTGTGCAgtagtaattttcaattttatcgaCTTTGATGCTCATAAAGATCTGGAACGCCGCACAAGCAGTCTCCGTGATGTAGAACAATtggagtatttatttttttcatttgatatgCTTGTTCAAACAGTAAATAATCCGAACCTTCAACATTTTAGGAAAGAAGTTGAAAAAC tatCCAATTTTAACTTCACGGAATTTGaatctattttattaatttatatgtcACACggtgaacaaaaaaatatgttatgcTGTTCAGATgggaaattcaatttctttgaggaatctaaaaaaatatttagaaatccAACCCTCGACAGAAAGCCCAAATTTATAGCAGTTCAAGCGTGTAAGGGCAGTTTTGATAAGGATTTGTTGCATACGTACGACAACAGGGAGGGTGTAGCTGATGATTCTCAAGTAACAGCTGTATTAATGAGCTCATTTGAAG gctttgtttcaaaattaggTCCGGATGGTTCGATGTTCATTCAAGAATTTACAAAGGTATTAAGGGAGACATACAACAAAATACCTTTTGTGGATATCTTTAGGGGTTTCATTGACCCGTTCAATAAATCTCA ATGTGAATCAGTAGCTACGCTCCAAGTTCGAACCAATTTGAGTGACCACATTTCAAACTTTACCCTTaattga
- the LOC129951257 gene encoding uncharacterized protein LOC129951257 isoform X1 yields MNKSCAVVIFNFIDFDAHKDLERRTSSLRDVEQLEYLFFSFDMLVQTVNNPNLQHFRKEVEKLSNFNFTEFESILLIYMSHGEQKNMLCCSDGKFNFFEESKKIFRNPTLDRKPKFIAVQACKGSFDKDLLHTYDNREGVADDSQVTAVLMSSFEGFVSKLGPDGSMFIQEFTKVLRETYNKIPFVDIFRGFIDPFNKSHAFILKTNVSRNIWPPSKVWHSNFLVLRYLLRFNSFNSQKS; encoded by the exons ATGAATAAGTCGTGTGCAgtagtaattttcaattttatcgaCTTTGATGCTCATAAAGATCTGGAACGCCGCACAAGCAGTCTCCGTGATGTAGAACAATtggagtatttatttttttcatttgatatgCTTGTTCAAACAGTAAATAATCCGAACCTTCAACATTTTAGGAAAGAAGTTGAAAAAC tatCCAATTTTAACTTCACGGAATTTGaatctattttattaatttatatgtcACACggtgaacaaaaaaatatgttatgcTGTTCAGATgggaaattcaatttctttgaggaatctaaaaaaatatttagaaatccAACCCTCGACAGAAAGCCCAAATTTATAGCAGTTCAAGCGTGTAAGGGCAGTTTTGATAAGGATTTGTTGCATACGTACGACAACAGGGAGGGTGTAGCTGATGATTCTCAAGTAACAGCTGTATTAATGAGCTCATTTGAAG gctttgtttcaaaattaggTCCGGATGGTTCGATGTTCATTCAAGAATTTACAAAGGTATTAAGGGAGACATACAACAAAATACCTTTTGTGGATATCTTTAGGGGTTTCATTGACCCGTTCAATAAATCTCA tgcttttattttaaaaactaatgtaaGTCGAAATATATGGCCACCCTCGAAGGTTTGGCATTCGAATTTTTTGGTGCTCAGATACTTACTCCGTTTCAACAGCTTTAACAGTCAGAAATCATAA